Proteins encoded together in one Microplitis mediator isolate UGA2020A chromosome 7, iyMicMedi2.1, whole genome shotgun sequence window:
- the LOC130671174 gene encoding protein tweety isoform X4, with the protein MVVGHQLPEQYTVPQLAIFFHSLPHLNVSFHLVNNTFNPGSDIYLESLGILGSIPAAWLILTLLVLLVYLVTRCCDRKPRPRRSITLLKCLLAILAVLCSGAVAVGLYGNDDVHNGLVQFLNAAKEIDKSIMSVKNQTETIDTILRKNLKPGLTSFGDELDAPVGNKTAYEILMPIWNQMLKNTTIAVERSGELKKLLCCINLGKPIELVDKIESFRWPVTMAVLSALLVLCVVLLVGVARHSRCALITFSVFGLFAVIISWLMASSYLATSVFLGDFCISPDGYLTRNNPTPMASEVLNYYMHCESTQNNPFTQRLREGQMAAGYMRMSLAAVERIVLDLYDSPSLAPKLSSLKNEVNAVDQLMPGLTTLLNCKPLHRQYVNAAKGLCHLGLYGLTFMLIASFAAGIFFTILVWVDSHTWIYIRKRDYSQVDEQDPFLPPSAASQAIAARTLRGQGGGGVNGSGGIGDHKLSQHNQQSASGRTEHRSGHGDQPGQYATLSKQCKTLESNDFY; encoded by the exons aGTCTGGGTATATTAGGAAGCATTCCTGCTGCCTGGTTGATCTTGACACTACTCGTATTGTTAGTTTATCTTGTAACGAGATGTTGCGATCGAAAACCACGTCCACGAAGATCAATAACTCTATTGAAATGTTTACTTGCTATTTTGGCAGTACTGTGTTCTGGTGCAGTTGCAGTAGGACTTTATGGAAACGATGATGTACACAATGGTCttgtacaatttttaaatgctgCTAAAGAGATTGATAAGAGTATCATGTCTGTTAAAAATCAAACAGAAACAATAGACACaatacttagaaaaaatttaaaacctgGACTAACGTCATTTGGTGATGAATTGGATGCACCAGTTGGTAATAAAACAGCTTACGAAATTTTGATGCCAATATGGAATCAAATGCTTAAGAATACAACGATTGCTGTTGAACGTAGtggtgaattaaaaaaactgttgTGTTGTATTAATCTTGGTAAACCTATTGAGCTGGTTGATAAAATTGAATCCTTCAGATGGCCTGTCACTATGGCTGTACTGAGTGCTTTACTTGTACTATGTGTGGTTCTGCTGGTCGGAGTCGCGCGACATTCTCGCTGTGCCCTCATTAC ATTTTCTGTATTTGGTCTCTTTGCTGTCATAATATCATGGCTAATGGCTTCATCGTACCTGGCTACATCGGTATTCCTCGGTGATTTCTGTATATCCCCTGATGGTTATCTTACAAGAAATAATCCAACACCAATGGCTAGTGAAGTACTTAATTACTATATGCACTGCGAAAGCACCCAAAATAATCCATTCACACAACGATTGAGAGAAGGACAAATGGCTGCTGGTTATATGAGAATGAGTTTGGCTGCTGTTGAACGTATTGTCCTGGACCTATACGATAGCCCATCACTTGCGCCGAAGCTCAGTAGCCTCAAGAATGAGGTGAACGCCGTGGACCAACTTATGCCAGGTTTAACTACTCTTCTTAACTGCAAACCACTTCATAGGCAATACGTTAATGCCGCCAAAGGTCTCTGTCATCTTGGACTGTACGGATTGACATTTATGCTGATTGCTAGTTTTGCTGctggaatattttttactatcttAGTTTGGGTTGATTCCCACACGTGGATTTATATCAGAAAACG GGATTACTCACAAGTTGACGAGCAGGATCCATTTTTGCCACCATCAGCGGCGTCGCAGGCCATCGCAGCCAGGACTCTTCGTGGCCAAGG aggTGGGGGTGTTAACGGGAGTGGAGGAATCGGAGATCACAAACTGTCTCAGCATAATCAGCAATCGGCAAGTGGACGAACTGAGCACCGTTCTGGGCACGGAGATCAACCTGGTCAGTACGCAACTTTAAGTAAACAGTGCAAGACTTTAGAATCTAATGATTTTTACTGA
- the LOC130671174 gene encoding protein tweety isoform X1: MVVGHQLPEQYTVPQLAIFFHSLPHLNVSFHLVNNTFNPGSDIYLESLGILGSIPAAWLILTLLVLLVYLVTRCCDRKPRPRRSITLLKCLLAILAVLCSGAVAVGLYGNDDVHNGLVQFLNAAKEIDKSIMSVKNQTETIDTILRKNLKPGLTSFGDELDAPVGNKTAYEILMPIWNQMLKNTTIAVERSGELKKLLCCINLGKPIELVDKIESFRWPVTMAVLSALLVLCVVLLVGVARHSRCALITFSVFGLFAVIISWLMASSYLATSVFLGDFCISPDGYLTRNNPTPMASEVLNYYMHCESTQNNPFTQRLREGQMAAGYMRMSLAAVERIVLDLYDSPSLAPKLSSLKNEVNAVDQLMPGLTTLLNCKPLHRQYVNAAKGLCHLGLYGLTFMLIASFAAGIFFTILVWVDSHTWIYIRKRRDYSQVDEQDPFLPPSAASQAIAARTLRGQGSYPPTAPSLNPNSHGTNNTIKQPLLLTPPPPSYATATARARQLHESMLKGGGVNGSGGIGDHKLSQHNQQSASGRTEHRSGHGDQPGQYATLSKQCKTLESNDFY; this comes from the exons aGTCTGGGTATATTAGGAAGCATTCCTGCTGCCTGGTTGATCTTGACACTACTCGTATTGTTAGTTTATCTTGTAACGAGATGTTGCGATCGAAAACCACGTCCACGAAGATCAATAACTCTATTGAAATGTTTACTTGCTATTTTGGCAGTACTGTGTTCTGGTGCAGTTGCAGTAGGACTTTATGGAAACGATGATGTACACAATGGTCttgtacaatttttaaatgctgCTAAAGAGATTGATAAGAGTATCATGTCTGTTAAAAATCAAACAGAAACAATAGACACaatacttagaaaaaatttaaaacctgGACTAACGTCATTTGGTGATGAATTGGATGCACCAGTTGGTAATAAAACAGCTTACGAAATTTTGATGCCAATATGGAATCAAATGCTTAAGAATACAACGATTGCTGTTGAACGTAGtggtgaattaaaaaaactgttgTGTTGTATTAATCTTGGTAAACCTATTGAGCTGGTTGATAAAATTGAATCCTTCAGATGGCCTGTCACTATGGCTGTACTGAGTGCTTTACTTGTACTATGTGTGGTTCTGCTGGTCGGAGTCGCGCGACATTCTCGCTGTGCCCTCATTAC ATTTTCTGTATTTGGTCTCTTTGCTGTCATAATATCATGGCTAATGGCTTCATCGTACCTGGCTACATCGGTATTCCTCGGTGATTTCTGTATATCCCCTGATGGTTATCTTACAAGAAATAATCCAACACCAATGGCTAGTGAAGTACTTAATTACTATATGCACTGCGAAAGCACCCAAAATAATCCATTCACACAACGATTGAGAGAAGGACAAATGGCTGCTGGTTATATGAGAATGAGTTTGGCTGCTGTTGAACGTATTGTCCTGGACCTATACGATAGCCCATCACTTGCGCCGAAGCTCAGTAGCCTCAAGAATGAGGTGAACGCCGTGGACCAACTTATGCCAGGTTTAACTACTCTTCTTAACTGCAAACCACTTCATAGGCAATACGTTAATGCCGCCAAAGGTCTCTGTCATCTTGGACTGTACGGATTGACATTTATGCTGATTGCTAGTTTTGCTGctggaatattttttactatcttAGTTTGGGTTGATTCCCACACGTGGATTTATATCAGAAAACG AAGGGATTACTCACAAGTTGACGAGCAGGATCCATTTTTGCCACCATCAGCGGCGTCGCAGGCCATCGCAGCCAGGACTCTTCGTGGCCAAGGGTCGTACCCGCCTACAGCCCCTTCTCTTAATCCAAATTCTCATGGCACGAATAATACAATTAAGCAGCCTCTTCTGCTAACGCCGCCCCCGCCATCCTACGCTACCGCAACAGCTCGAGCACGTCAGCTGCACGAGAGCATGTTAAA aggTGGGGGTGTTAACGGGAGTGGAGGAATCGGAGATCACAAACTGTCTCAGCATAATCAGCAATCGGCAAGTGGACGAACTGAGCACCGTTCTGGGCACGGAGATCAACCTGGTCAGTACGCAACTTTAAGTAAACAGTGCAAGACTTTAGAATCTAATGATTTTTACTGA
- the LOC130671174 gene encoding protein tweety isoform X2, with translation MVVGHQLPEQYTVPQLAIFFHSLPHLNVSFHLVNNTFNPGSDIYLESLGILGSIPAAWLILTLLVLLVYLVTRCCDRKPRPRRSITLLKCLLAILAVLCSGAVAVGLYGNDDVHNGLVQFLNAAKEIDKSIMSVKNQTETIDTILRKNLKPGLTSFGDELDAPVGNKTAYEILMPIWNQMLKNTTIAVERSGELKKLLCCINLGKPIELVDKIESFRWPVTMAVLSALLVLCVVLLVGVARHSRCALITFSVFGLFAVIISWLMASSYLATSVFLGDFCISPDGYLTRNNPTPMASEVLNYYMHCESTQNNPFTQRLREGQMAAGYMRMSLAAVERIVLDLYDSPSLAPKLSSLKNEVNAVDQLMPGLTTLLNCKPLHRQYVNAAKGLCHLGLYGLTFMLIASFAAGIFFTILVWVDSHTWIYIRKRDYSQVDEQDPFLPPSAASQAIAARTLRGQGSYPPTAPSLNPNSHGTNNTIKQPLLLTPPPPSYATATARARQLHESMLKGGGVNGSGGIGDHKLSQHNQQSASGRTEHRSGHGDQPGQYATLSKQCKTLESNDFY, from the exons aGTCTGGGTATATTAGGAAGCATTCCTGCTGCCTGGTTGATCTTGACACTACTCGTATTGTTAGTTTATCTTGTAACGAGATGTTGCGATCGAAAACCACGTCCACGAAGATCAATAACTCTATTGAAATGTTTACTTGCTATTTTGGCAGTACTGTGTTCTGGTGCAGTTGCAGTAGGACTTTATGGAAACGATGATGTACACAATGGTCttgtacaatttttaaatgctgCTAAAGAGATTGATAAGAGTATCATGTCTGTTAAAAATCAAACAGAAACAATAGACACaatacttagaaaaaatttaaaacctgGACTAACGTCATTTGGTGATGAATTGGATGCACCAGTTGGTAATAAAACAGCTTACGAAATTTTGATGCCAATATGGAATCAAATGCTTAAGAATACAACGATTGCTGTTGAACGTAGtggtgaattaaaaaaactgttgTGTTGTATTAATCTTGGTAAACCTATTGAGCTGGTTGATAAAATTGAATCCTTCAGATGGCCTGTCACTATGGCTGTACTGAGTGCTTTACTTGTACTATGTGTGGTTCTGCTGGTCGGAGTCGCGCGACATTCTCGCTGTGCCCTCATTAC ATTTTCTGTATTTGGTCTCTTTGCTGTCATAATATCATGGCTAATGGCTTCATCGTACCTGGCTACATCGGTATTCCTCGGTGATTTCTGTATATCCCCTGATGGTTATCTTACAAGAAATAATCCAACACCAATGGCTAGTGAAGTACTTAATTACTATATGCACTGCGAAAGCACCCAAAATAATCCATTCACACAACGATTGAGAGAAGGACAAATGGCTGCTGGTTATATGAGAATGAGTTTGGCTGCTGTTGAACGTATTGTCCTGGACCTATACGATAGCCCATCACTTGCGCCGAAGCTCAGTAGCCTCAAGAATGAGGTGAACGCCGTGGACCAACTTATGCCAGGTTTAACTACTCTTCTTAACTGCAAACCACTTCATAGGCAATACGTTAATGCCGCCAAAGGTCTCTGTCATCTTGGACTGTACGGATTGACATTTATGCTGATTGCTAGTTTTGCTGctggaatattttttactatcttAGTTTGGGTTGATTCCCACACGTGGATTTATATCAGAAAACG GGATTACTCACAAGTTGACGAGCAGGATCCATTTTTGCCACCATCAGCGGCGTCGCAGGCCATCGCAGCCAGGACTCTTCGTGGCCAAGGGTCGTACCCGCCTACAGCCCCTTCTCTTAATCCAAATTCTCATGGCACGAATAATACAATTAAGCAGCCTCTTCTGCTAACGCCGCCCCCGCCATCCTACGCTACCGCAACAGCTCGAGCACGTCAGCTGCACGAGAGCATGTTAAA aggTGGGGGTGTTAACGGGAGTGGAGGAATCGGAGATCACAAACTGTCTCAGCATAATCAGCAATCGGCAAGTGGACGAACTGAGCACCGTTCTGGGCACGGAGATCAACCTGGTCAGTACGCAACTTTAAGTAAACAGTGCAAGACTTTAGAATCTAATGATTTTTACTGA
- the LOC130671174 gene encoding protein tweety isoform X3 yields MVVGHQLPEQYTVPQLAIFFHSLPHLNVSFHLVNNTFNPGSDIYLESLGILGSIPAAWLILTLLVLLVYLVTRCCDRKPRPRRSITLLKCLLAILAVLCSGAVAVGLYGNDDVHNGLVQFLNAAKEIDKSIMSVKNQTETIDTILRKNLKPGLTSFGDELDAPVGNKTAYEILMPIWNQMLKNTTIAVERSGELKKLLCCINLGKPIELVDKIESFRWPVTMAVLSALLVLCVVLLVGVARHSRCALITFSVFGLFAVIISWLMASSYLATSVFLGDFCISPDGYLTRNNPTPMASEVLNYYMHCESTQNNPFTQRLREGQMAAGYMRMSLAAVERIVLDLYDSPSLAPKLSSLKNEVNAVDQLMPGLTTLLNCKPLHRQYVNAAKGLCHLGLYGLTFMLIASFAAGIFFTILVWVDSHTWIYIRKRRDYSQVDEQDPFLPPSAASQAIAARTLRGQGGGGVNGSGGIGDHKLSQHNQQSASGRTEHRSGHGDQPGQYATLSKQCKTLESNDFY; encoded by the exons aGTCTGGGTATATTAGGAAGCATTCCTGCTGCCTGGTTGATCTTGACACTACTCGTATTGTTAGTTTATCTTGTAACGAGATGTTGCGATCGAAAACCACGTCCACGAAGATCAATAACTCTATTGAAATGTTTACTTGCTATTTTGGCAGTACTGTGTTCTGGTGCAGTTGCAGTAGGACTTTATGGAAACGATGATGTACACAATGGTCttgtacaatttttaaatgctgCTAAAGAGATTGATAAGAGTATCATGTCTGTTAAAAATCAAACAGAAACAATAGACACaatacttagaaaaaatttaaaacctgGACTAACGTCATTTGGTGATGAATTGGATGCACCAGTTGGTAATAAAACAGCTTACGAAATTTTGATGCCAATATGGAATCAAATGCTTAAGAATACAACGATTGCTGTTGAACGTAGtggtgaattaaaaaaactgttgTGTTGTATTAATCTTGGTAAACCTATTGAGCTGGTTGATAAAATTGAATCCTTCAGATGGCCTGTCACTATGGCTGTACTGAGTGCTTTACTTGTACTATGTGTGGTTCTGCTGGTCGGAGTCGCGCGACATTCTCGCTGTGCCCTCATTAC ATTTTCTGTATTTGGTCTCTTTGCTGTCATAATATCATGGCTAATGGCTTCATCGTACCTGGCTACATCGGTATTCCTCGGTGATTTCTGTATATCCCCTGATGGTTATCTTACAAGAAATAATCCAACACCAATGGCTAGTGAAGTACTTAATTACTATATGCACTGCGAAAGCACCCAAAATAATCCATTCACACAACGATTGAGAGAAGGACAAATGGCTGCTGGTTATATGAGAATGAGTTTGGCTGCTGTTGAACGTATTGTCCTGGACCTATACGATAGCCCATCACTTGCGCCGAAGCTCAGTAGCCTCAAGAATGAGGTGAACGCCGTGGACCAACTTATGCCAGGTTTAACTACTCTTCTTAACTGCAAACCACTTCATAGGCAATACGTTAATGCCGCCAAAGGTCTCTGTCATCTTGGACTGTACGGATTGACATTTATGCTGATTGCTAGTTTTGCTGctggaatattttttactatcttAGTTTGGGTTGATTCCCACACGTGGATTTATATCAGAAAACG AAGGGATTACTCACAAGTTGACGAGCAGGATCCATTTTTGCCACCATCAGCGGCGTCGCAGGCCATCGCAGCCAGGACTCTTCGTGGCCAAGG aggTGGGGGTGTTAACGGGAGTGGAGGAATCGGAGATCACAAACTGTCTCAGCATAATCAGCAATCGGCAAGTGGACGAACTGAGCACCGTTCTGGGCACGGAGATCAACCTGGTCAGTACGCAACTTTAAGTAAACAGTGCAAGACTTTAGAATCTAATGATTTTTACTGA